Genomic DNA from Bacteroidota bacterium:
CGCATAAAATAAGCCGCACTCCTTCGTTCGCGAGTGCGATTGCAATAGCCTTACCGATTCCTTGTGTCGCACCTGTAACGATTGCAGTTTTTCCGTTCAAACCTGTATTCATAAATTTTATTGAAGATTAAATATTTCACCTAATTTAGGGATTACCGATTTATATCCTTTTGCGGCTATCTGTTGTTTTAAAATTTCGGAGCGTTCAAGTTCACCATGAACAAGAAATATTTTTTCCATAATCGTTGAATCGAATTGGGAGATGTAACTCACTAATTCGTTCCCGTCGGCATGAGCGCTGAATGATTCGAGAACGACAACTTCGGCGCGTAGTTTATAAAATTGTTCAAATATTCTGACCTCCGGATTTTTATCAACAATTTTTCTACCCAAAGTATGTTCGGCAGTGTAGCCGACAATAAGAATTGTGTTGCGTGAATCCTCGATATTGTTAGCTAAATGATGGAGTATTCTACCTGCCTCGCACATACCTGAAGCAGATATTATAACGTAAGTTCCTTCTTTCTCATTTAAAGCTTTCGAGTCATCGGTAGATTGTATATAACGGATTTGATTGAAGCCAAATGGGTCGTGATGTTTGAGGATGTGTGCGGCGGTTTCCATATCAAAACATTCGGGATGCAAACGATATATTTCAGTTACGTTTGTTGCTAACGGGCTATCGACGAATACCGGGATTTTCGGAAGTCTGCCTGCTTCAGATAAACGAAAAAGCGAGTAAACCACATCCTGAGTTCTTCCAACGCTGAAAGCCGGTATAATAATTTTACCGCCACGCTGTAGTGTCCGCTTGATAACAGCTTCAAGTTGATTATCCATTTCAGTCGGGGGATGATGAGCGACTCCGCCATAAGTGCTCTCGCTGATCAAGTAGTTCGTGTCGCCCATGAATTCAGGGTCTCTGATGATTGGCAAATTCCATCTTCCAATGTCGCCGCTGAAACCTAACGTTATAGTTTTGCCGTTTTCCGAAATTGATAGACGAACTCCCGCCGACCCTAAAATGTGTCCGGCATCGAAAAATTTAGCTTTTACTCCTTCACAAACCTGGAATTCGCGATGGTACGAAAAACCCTGAAAACATCCGAGTGCCTCCAAAACATCCTGAGGAGTATAAAGGGGCTCAACTTGCGGTTCACCGTTTTTTCTTGCTTTTTTATTTAAATACTCAGCATCCTTTTCTTGTATAAACGAGCTATCCATCAGCATAGCGCTGCACAAATCGCGTGTTGCCGACGTCGAGTAAATTGTTCCGTTAAAACCGTTTCT
This window encodes:
- a CDS encoding MBL fold metallo-hydrolase → MKIEFFGAAQTVTGSMHLLHINGKKILLDCGLYQGKRSEANERNRNFPFDPQTIDAVILSHAHIDHSGNLPTLVRNGFNGTIYSTSATRDLCSAMLMDSSFIQEKDAEYLNKKARKNGEPQVEPLYTPQDVLEALGCFQGFSYHREFQVCEGVKAKFFDAGHILGSAGVRLSISENGKTITLGFSGDIGRWNLPIIRDPEFMGDTNYLISESTYGGVAHHPPTEMDNQLEAVIKRTLQRGGKIIIPAFSVGRTQDVVYSLFRLSEAGRLPKIPVFVDSPLATNVTEIYRLHPECFDMETAAHILKHHDPFGFNQIRYIQSTDDSKALNEKEGTYVIISASGMCEAGRILHHLANNIEDSRNTILIVGYTAEHTLGRKIVDKNPEVRIFEQFYKLRAEVVVLESFSAHADGNELVSYISQFDSTIMEKIFLVHGELERSEILKQQIAAKGYKSVIPKLGEIFNLQ